The Nocardia higoensis genome has a segment encoding these proteins:
- a CDS encoding gamma-glutamylcyclotransferase: MPIYAAYGSNMDSSQMLERCPHSPMSGTGWLEGWRLTFAGDDIGWEGPLATVVEDPNSRVFVVLYDVSPEDEQRLDRWEGSDFGIHKKIRLRVTPSPGSGTEPRLAWLYVLDAYEGGLPSARYLGVMADAAEKAGAPADYVHALRTRNSRNVGPGNFSV, from the coding sequence GTGCCGATTTACGCCGCTTACGGGTCGAACATGGACTCGTCGCAGATGCTCGAGCGCTGTCCGCACTCCCCCATGTCCGGGACCGGCTGGTTGGAGGGCTGGCGGCTGACCTTCGCCGGTGACGACATCGGTTGGGAGGGCCCGCTGGCGACGGTGGTGGAAGACCCGAACTCCCGCGTCTTCGTCGTGCTCTACGACGTCTCGCCCGAGGACGAGCAGCGGCTGGACCGGTGGGAGGGCTCCGATTTCGGAATCCACAAGAAGATCCGGCTACGGGTGACGCCGAGCCCCGGCAGCGGCACCGAACCGCGCCTGGCCTGGCTCTACGTCCTGGACGCCTACGAAGGCGGCCTACCCTCGGCCCGCTACCTCGGCGTGATGGCGGACGCGGCCGAGAAGGCGGGCGCTCCCGCCGACTACGTGCACGCCCTGCGCACCAGGAACAGCCGCAACGTCGGACCGGGCAACTTCTCGGTCTGA
- a CDS encoding NAD(P)H-quinone dehydrogenase: MTRIAIIGGGPAGYEAALVAAQHGAQVTLIDRDGIGGACVLWDCVPSKTFIASTGMRTDLRRARGLGITLDPDQAAVQLPEVHARVKALALAQSSDIRSKLQSAGVTLLSGKARFTEPAPGRSPHRIRVETSDGRDREIDAEVVLIATGASPRVLPGAEPDGERILTWRQLYDLRELPETLVVVGSGVTGAEFVSAYTEMGVQVKLVSSRDRVLPGEDADAALVLEEALAERGVELVKHARADAVERTADGIVVKLADGRTVAGTHALMTVGSTPNTGDLGLEKVGVELDKGGYLRVDRVSRTGVSGVYAAGDCTGLLPLASVAAMQGRIAMYHALGEGVSPIRLKTVASAVFTRPEIATVGVSQTAIDNGEVPARTVMLPLNTNPRAKMSGLRRGFVKIFCRPATGVVIGGVVVAPIASELILPIALAVQNNLTVNDLAQTFSVYPSLTGSVTEAARLLMRHDDLD; the protein is encoded by the coding sequence ATGACCCGAATCGCGATCATCGGCGGCGGACCGGCGGGCTACGAGGCCGCGCTGGTGGCGGCGCAGCACGGCGCCCAGGTGACGCTGATCGATCGGGACGGCATCGGCGGTGCCTGCGTGCTGTGGGACTGTGTGCCCTCGAAGACCTTCATCGCCTCCACCGGCATGCGTACCGACCTGCGCCGGGCCCGCGGCCTCGGCATCACCCTCGATCCCGACCAGGCCGCTGTGCAGTTGCCCGAGGTCCACGCGCGGGTCAAGGCGCTCGCGCTGGCCCAGTCCTCCGACATCCGCTCCAAGCTGCAGTCGGCGGGTGTGACCTTGCTCTCCGGCAAGGCGCGGTTCACCGAGCCCGCGCCCGGGCGTTCTCCGCACCGCATCCGGGTGGAGACCTCCGACGGGCGCGATCGCGAGATCGACGCCGAGGTGGTCCTGATCGCCACCGGCGCCAGCCCGCGCGTGCTGCCGGGCGCCGAACCCGACGGCGAGCGCATCCTGACCTGGCGCCAGCTCTACGACCTGCGTGAGCTGCCGGAAACGCTGGTAGTGGTCGGTTCCGGCGTGACCGGCGCCGAATTCGTCTCCGCCTACACCGAAATGGGCGTGCAGGTGAAGCTCGTCTCCAGCCGTGACAGAGTGCTGCCCGGCGAGGACGCCGATGCCGCCCTGGTGTTGGAGGAGGCGCTGGCCGAGCGCGGCGTCGAGCTGGTCAAGCATGCCCGCGCGGACGCGGTCGAGCGCACCGCCGACGGCATCGTGGTCAAGCTGGCCGACGGGCGCACCGTCGCGGGCACGCACGCGCTGATGACCGTCGGCTCCACTCCCAACACCGGGGATCTGGGACTGGAGAAGGTCGGCGTCGAACTCGACAAGGGTGGTTACCTGCGGGTGGACCGGGTGTCACGGACCGGGGTGTCGGGTGTGTACGCCGCGGGCGACTGCACCGGCCTGTTGCCGCTGGCCTCGGTCGCGGCCATGCAGGGCCGCATCGCGATGTATCACGCGCTCGGCGAAGGGGTCAGCCCGATCCGGCTCAAGACCGTTGCCTCCGCGGTGTTCACGCGTCCGGAGATCGCGACCGTCGGGGTCAGCCAGACCGCGATCGACAACGGTGAGGTGCCCGCCCGCACGGTCATGTTGCCGTTGAACACCAATCCGCGTGCCAAGATGTCGGGCCTGCGAAGGGGTTTCGTCAAGATCTTCTGCCGTCCGGCCACCGGCGTGGTGATCGGTGGCGTGGTGGTGGCACCGATCGCCTCCGAGTTGATCCTGCCGATCGCGCTGGCGGTGCAGAACAATCTGACCGTCAACGACCTCGCCCAGACATTCTCCGTTTACCCCTCGCTCACCGGGTCGGTCACCGAGGCGGCGCGCCTGCTCATGCGCCACGACGACCTGGACTGA
- a CDS encoding PLP-dependent aminotransferase family protein, which translates to MSSTLPSLSAKLAGLQSSAIRDLLKLTADPQIISLAGGLPDAELMPRERIAEAAAAALSGPGCLQYTESPGWGPLRAVLAERESARLGRSVPVAEVFVTHGSQQALSLLAEVLLDPGALVVVEDPAYVGALQVFRAAGARIVAVPLDADGMRMDALRELLASGERPAVVHTVSNFHNPGGVTMSPARRAELAELAQRYGFWVVEDDPYGELWFDTPAPAPVASYSRQVIRLSSASKILAPTLRVGWMVAPEEVCRAVELLKQGADLCGSALTQQIAADLLADEAWLSGHVDLVRESYGTRAGALVNAVRTTFGERVVCTDAAGGMFVWADFTDGTDTQRMLSGALAAGVAYVPGTAFATGAGYRGSMRMCFTTSAPPVLEEAVARLAKAHAAQSA; encoded by the coding sequence ATGTCGTCGACGTTGCCGTCGCTGTCCGCCAAGCTCGCCGGTCTGCAGAGCTCGGCCATTCGTGACCTGCTGAAACTCACCGCCGATCCGCAGATCATCAGCTTGGCGGGCGGCCTTCCCGACGCCGAGCTCATGCCGCGCGAGCGCATCGCGGAGGCCGCCGCGGCCGCCCTGAGCGGTCCCGGCTGCCTGCAGTACACCGAGTCACCCGGCTGGGGCCCGCTGCGGGCGGTGCTGGCCGAGCGGGAGTCCGCGCGGCTGGGCCGGTCGGTGCCGGTCGCGGAGGTCTTCGTCACCCACGGCTCGCAGCAGGCGCTGTCACTGCTGGCCGAGGTGTTGCTCGATCCGGGCGCGCTGGTGGTCGTCGAGGACCCCGCCTACGTCGGCGCGCTGCAGGTGTTCCGGGCCGCGGGCGCGCGCATCGTCGCTGTTCCGCTGGACGCCGACGGTATGCGGATGGATGCGCTGCGCGAACTGCTGGCCTCCGGCGAGCGCCCGGCCGTGGTGCACACGGTCAGCAATTTCCACAATCCCGGCGGGGTGACGATGAGCCCGGCCCGCCGCGCCGAACTGGCCGAGCTCGCGCAGCGGTACGGGTTCTGGGTCGTCGAGGACGACCCCTATGGCGAACTGTGGTTCGACACGCCCGCCCCGGCGCCGGTGGCCTCCTACTCGCGGCAGGTGATCCGGCTGAGCAGCGCCTCCAAGATCCTCGCGCCGACCCTGCGCGTCGGTTGGATGGTCGCGCCCGAGGAGGTGTGCCGGGCGGTCGAGCTGCTCAAGCAGGGCGCGGATCTGTGCGGTTCGGCGCTGACCCAGCAGATCGCCGCCGATCTGCTGGCCGACGAAGCGTGGCTGTCCGGGCATGTGGACCTGGTGCGCGAAAGCTACGGCACCAGGGCCGGGGCACTGGTGAACGCGGTGCGCACCACCTTCGGCGAGCGTGTGGTCTGCACCGACGCGGCGGGCGGCATGTTCGTGTGGGCCGATTTCACCGACGGCACCGACACCCAGCGGATGCTCTCCGGCGCCCTCGCGGCCGGCGTGGCCTACGTGCCCGGCACGGCTTTCGCTACCGGCGCGGGCTACCGGGGCTCGATGCGGATGTGCTTCACCACCTCGGCCCCGCCCGTGCTCGAGGAAGCGGTCGCGCGGCTGGCGAAGGCGCACGCGGCCCAGAGCGCCTGA
- the glpK gene encoding glycerol kinase GlpK: protein MRRYVAALDQGTTSSKCIVFDRGGRVVGVAQREHEQIFPRPGWVEHDAGTIWRNAELVLAEALGRLDLSHEDIAALGITNQRETTVVWERATGAPIHNAIVWQDIRTDRLVTELGGDQGPARYQDRTGLPLSTYFSGPKLRWILDTVPGARARAEAGELCFGTVDSWLLWNLTGEHVTDVTNASRTMLMDLRTQQWDEEICADFRVPLAMLPRIASSSEVYGEITVGPLAGVPVAGILGDQQAATFGQACLSPGEAKNTYGTGNFMLLNTGTTPVFSKHGLLTTVCYRLGDQPAVYALEGSIAVTGSLVQWLRDNLGLISSAEEIEPLARSVADNGGAYIVPAFSGLFAPRWRPDARGVIAGLTRFVTKAHLARAVLESTAFQTREVVDAMRADAESQRLDLELTTLKVDGGMTGNELLMQFQSDILDVPVVRPVVAETTALGAAYAAGLAVGFWSGTDDILANWEAETTWLPAMSEQEREAHLGAWNKAVERTYNWMD from the coding sequence ATGCGTCGGTATGTGGCCGCCCTCGATCAAGGTACGACCTCGAGCAAATGCATCGTCTTCGACCGCGGCGGGCGCGTCGTCGGCGTCGCCCAGCGCGAACACGAGCAGATCTTCCCCCGTCCCGGCTGGGTCGAGCACGACGCCGGGACCATCTGGCGCAACGCCGAACTCGTGCTCGCCGAGGCACTCGGCAGGCTCGACCTGAGCCACGAGGACATCGCCGCCCTCGGCATCACCAACCAGCGCGAGACCACCGTGGTGTGGGAGCGCGCCACCGGTGCGCCGATCCACAACGCGATCGTCTGGCAGGACATCCGCACCGACCGGCTGGTCACCGAGCTCGGCGGCGACCAGGGCCCGGCCCGCTACCAGGACCGCACCGGCCTGCCGCTGTCGACCTACTTCTCCGGGCCGAAACTGCGCTGGATCCTCGACACCGTGCCCGGGGCCAGAGCACGCGCCGAGGCGGGCGAGCTGTGTTTCGGGACGGTGGACAGCTGGCTGCTGTGGAACCTGACCGGCGAGCACGTCACCGATGTCACCAACGCCTCGCGCACCATGCTGATGGATCTGCGCACCCAGCAGTGGGACGAGGAGATCTGCGCGGATTTCCGGGTACCGCTCGCGATGCTGCCGCGCATCGCCAGTTCCTCGGAGGTCTACGGCGAGATCACGGTGGGGCCGCTGGCGGGCGTACCGGTGGCAGGCATCCTCGGCGACCAGCAGGCCGCCACCTTCGGGCAGGCCTGCCTGTCCCCCGGCGAGGCCAAGAACACCTACGGCACCGGCAATTTCATGCTGCTGAACACCGGAACCACCCCGGTGTTCAGCAAGCACGGGCTGCTCACCACCGTCTGCTACCGGCTCGGCGACCAGCCCGCCGTCTACGCGCTGGAAGGTTCGATCGCGGTCACCGGTTCGCTGGTGCAGTGGCTGCGCGACAACCTCGGCCTGATCTCCTCGGCCGAGGAGATCGAACCGCTGGCCCGCAGTGTCGCCGACAACGGCGGTGCCTACATCGTGCCCGCCTTCTCCGGCCTGTTCGCGCCGCGCTGGCGGCCGGACGCGCGCGGGGTGATCGCCGGGCTGACCCGCTTCGTCACCAAGGCGCACCTGGCGCGCGCGGTGCTCGAGTCCACCGCGTTCCAGACCCGTGAGGTGGTCGACGCCATGCGCGCCGACGCCGAATCCCAGCGACTGGACCTGGAGTTGACCACCTTGAAGGTCGACGGCGGCATGACCGGCAACGAGCTGCTCATGCAGTTCCAGTCCGACATCCTCGACGTGCCCGTCGTGCGCCCGGTCGTCGCCGAGACCACGGCGCTCGGCGCGGCCTACGCGGCGGGACTCGCGGTCGGGTTCTGGTCGGGCACCGACGACATCCTGGCGAACTGGGAAGCCGAGACCACCTGGCTGCCCGCCATGTCCGAGCAGGAGCGGGAAGCCCATCTCGGCGCCTGGAACAAGGCGGTCGAACGCACCTACAACTGGATGGACTGA